The proteins below are encoded in one region of Rhinolophus sinicus isolate RSC01 linkage group LG07, ASM3656204v1, whole genome shotgun sequence:
- the MADCAM1 gene encoding mucosal addressin cell adhesion molecule 1 isoform X2: MERGLFLVLPLFLGFLQQGRGGPLEVEPRERVVVVAVGGSMQLTCRMDCAGPRAASVQWRGLDTSLGAVQSGAGSSVLSVRNASLSTAGTRVCVGSCGNLTFQQTVKLLVFAFPDQLTVSPVALVAGLDQEVACTAHNVTPADPDALSLSLLLGDRELEGVQALGRDEEEEPQEGEDMLFRVTERWLLPPLGTPAPSALHCQATMRLPGLQLSHRQPIPVLHLTSREPPVMTSLEATLDQGSTHSPPSPGKPGNSSTGPCLPEIHRSPVPGGLELLCEAACGPGVAVRWTQAPGDLEAYERREAGAQAWLSVLWAACNPEGWFQCRLDPGGQMASLYVVPEICFPLTSEALWTGSLVLGLLFLVFLTYRLWKCCWARQLLGSSAPPGPN, translated from the exons ATGGAGAGGGGCCTCTTCCTAGTGCTTCCCCTCTTCCTGGGGTTCCTCCAGCAAGGCCGCG GTGGGCCTCTGGAGGTGGAGCCCCGCGAGCGCGTGGTGGTGGTAGCAGTGGGCGGGTCGATGCAGCTCACCTGCCGCATGGACTGCGCGGGCCCCAGGGCTGCCTCGGTGCAGTGGCGGGGCCTGGACACCAGCCTAGGCGCCGTGCAGTCGGGCGCTGGCAGCAGCGTTCTTTCCGTGCGCAACGCCTCGCTGTCCACGGCGGGGACCCGCGTGTGCGTGGGCTCCTGCGGGAACCTCACTTTCCAGCAGACCGTGAAGCTCCTGGTGTTTG CCTTCCCAGACCAGCTGACTGTCTCCCCAGTGGCCCTGGTGGCAGGGTTGGACCAGGAGGTGGCCTGCACAGCCCACAATGTCACACCTGCCGACCCTGATGCCCTCTCTTTGTCCTTGCTCCTGGGGGACCGGGAACTGGAGGGGGTGCAGGCCCTGGGCCGGGATGAAGAGGAGGAGCCCCAGGAGGGCGAGGACATGCTGTTTAGAGTGACAGAGCGCTGGCTGCTGCCCCCACTGGGGACACCTGCCCCATCTGCCCTCCACTGCCAGGCGACCATGAGGTTGCCAGGCTTGCAGCTGAGCCATCGCCAGCCCATTCCAG TTCTGCACCTGACCTCCCGGGAGCCCCCTGTCATGACCTCCCTGGAGGCTACCCTGGATCAAGGCTCCACCCACAGCCCACCGAGTCCTGGCAAGCCTGGGAACAGCTCCACCGGACCCTGCCTCCCTGAGATCCACCGGTCACCAGTGCCAGGCGGGCTGGAGCTGCTGTGTGAAGCGGCTTGTGGCCCTGGTGTAGCTGTGCGCTGGACGCAGGCTCCCGGTGATCTGGAGGCCTATGAGAGGCGGGAGGCCGGGGCCCAGGCTTGGCTGAGTGTGCTATGGGCTGCATGCAACCCTGAGGGCTGGTTCCAGTGTCGCCTGGACCCAGGGGGCCAGATGGCCAGTCTGTACGTGGTCCCGGAAATCT GCTTCCCCCTAACATCCGAAGCCCTGTGGACAGGCAGCTTGGTGCTGGGGCTGCTCTTCCTGGTGTTTCTCACCTACCGCCTATGGAAATGCTGCTGGGCCCGCCAGCTCCTTGGGTCCTCTGCTCCGCCTGGACCAAATTGA
- the MADCAM1 gene encoding mucosal addressin cell adhesion molecule 1 isoform X1: MERGLFLVLPLFLGFLQQGRGGPLEVEPRERVVVVAVGGSMQLTCRMDCAGPRAASVQWRGLDTSLGAVQSGAGSSVLSVRNASLSTAGTRVCVGSCGNLTFQQTVKLLVFAFPDQLTVSPVALVAGLDQEVACTAHNVTPADPDALSLSLLLGDRELEGVQALGRDEEEEPQEGEDMLFRVTERWLLPPLGTPAPSALHCQATMRLPGLQLSHRQPIPVLHLTSREPPVMTSLEATLDQGSTHSPPSPGKPGNSSTGPCLPEIHRSPVPGGLELLCEAACGPGVAVRWTQAPGDLEAYERREAGAQAWLSVLWAACNPEGWFQCRLDPGGQMASLLPPNIRSPVDRQLGAGAALPGVSHLPPMEMLLGPPAPWVLCSAWTKLRGMGSGPS; the protein is encoded by the exons ATGGAGAGGGGCCTCTTCCTAGTGCTTCCCCTCTTCCTGGGGTTCCTCCAGCAAGGCCGCG GTGGGCCTCTGGAGGTGGAGCCCCGCGAGCGCGTGGTGGTGGTAGCAGTGGGCGGGTCGATGCAGCTCACCTGCCGCATGGACTGCGCGGGCCCCAGGGCTGCCTCGGTGCAGTGGCGGGGCCTGGACACCAGCCTAGGCGCCGTGCAGTCGGGCGCTGGCAGCAGCGTTCTTTCCGTGCGCAACGCCTCGCTGTCCACGGCGGGGACCCGCGTGTGCGTGGGCTCCTGCGGGAACCTCACTTTCCAGCAGACCGTGAAGCTCCTGGTGTTTG CCTTCCCAGACCAGCTGACTGTCTCCCCAGTGGCCCTGGTGGCAGGGTTGGACCAGGAGGTGGCCTGCACAGCCCACAATGTCACACCTGCCGACCCTGATGCCCTCTCTTTGTCCTTGCTCCTGGGGGACCGGGAACTGGAGGGGGTGCAGGCCCTGGGCCGGGATGAAGAGGAGGAGCCCCAGGAGGGCGAGGACATGCTGTTTAGAGTGACAGAGCGCTGGCTGCTGCCCCCACTGGGGACACCTGCCCCATCTGCCCTCCACTGCCAGGCGACCATGAGGTTGCCAGGCTTGCAGCTGAGCCATCGCCAGCCCATTCCAG TTCTGCACCTGACCTCCCGGGAGCCCCCTGTCATGACCTCCCTGGAGGCTACCCTGGATCAAGGCTCCACCCACAGCCCACCGAGTCCTGGCAAGCCTGGGAACAGCTCCACCGGACCCTGCCTCCCTGAGATCCACCGGTCACCAGTGCCAGGCGGGCTGGAGCTGCTGTGTGAAGCGGCTTGTGGCCCTGGTGTAGCTGTGCGCTGGACGCAGGCTCCCGGTGATCTGGAGGCCTATGAGAGGCGGGAGGCCGGGGCCCAGGCTTGGCTGAGTGTGCTATGGGCTGCATGCAACCCTGAGGGCTGGTTCCAGTGTCGCCTGGACCCAGGGGGCCAGATGGCCAGTCT GCTTCCCCCTAACATCCGAAGCCCTGTGGACAGGCAGCTTGGTGCTGGGGCTGCTCTTCCTGGTGTTTCTCACCTACCGCCTATGGAAATGCTGCTGGGCCCGCCAGCTCCTTGGGTCCTCTGCTCCGCCTGGACCAAATTGAGGGGGATGGGCAGTGGCCCCTCTTGA
- the CIMAP1D gene encoding protein CIMAP1D isoform X3, with protein MGTLSCDPAPQLTSAPLGQRATECQIPETGLRKTCGMATLENGSGPGLYVLPSTVGYINHDCTRVASPAYSLLRRHSEGLEVTPGPGAYSPEKVAPLHQRTAPAFTLGSRLRPQPLDTSAPAPNAYTLPSLWGAQIFIKPSSPSYTVVGRTTPARPPQDPAEIPGPGQYDSPDPNAYRQRRPAFTMLGRPRAPRPPDETPGPGTHSPEQVTVNKARAPAFTMGIRHSKRAATMAADTTP; from the exons ATGGGGACCCTCAGCTGCGACCCTGCTCCACAGCTGACCTCAGCACCCCTGGGCCAGCGGGCTACAGAGTGCCAGATCCCGGAGACCGGCCTGAGGAAGACTTGCGGGATGGCCACCTTGGAGAACG GCTCTGGTCCGGGCTTGTATGTCCTGCCATCCACTGTCGGCTACATCAACCACGACTGCACCAGGGTGGCCAGTCCTGCCTACTCACTGCTCCGGAGGCACAGCGAGG GTCTGGAAGTGACGCCAGGCCCGGGGGCCTACAGCCCAGAGAAGGTGGCCCCTCTGCATCAGCGGACTGCCCCAGCTTTTACCCTGGGCTCCCGCCTGCGTCCTCAGCCCCTGGACACCTCAGCCCCTGCCCCCAATGCCTACACCCTGCCCTCTCTCTGGGGTGCCCAGATCTTCATCAAGCCCAGTAGCCCTAGCTACACGGTGGTGGGCCGCACAACCCCTGCCCGCCCCCCACAGGACCCCGCTGAGATACCAGGCCCGGGCCAATATGATAGCCCAGACCCCAACGCTTACCGTCAGCGCCGGCCTGCCTTCACCATGCTGGGACGGCCCCGTGCCCCACGCCCTCCGGACGAGACACCTGGCCCTGGCACCCACAGCCCTGAGCAGGTCACCGTGAACAAAGCCAGGGCCCCGGCGTTCACTATGGGCATCCGACACTCCAAACGGGCAGCCACCATGGCTGCAGACACCACACCCTGA
- the MADCAM1 gene encoding mucosal addressin cell adhesion molecule 1 isoform X3: protein MERGLFLVLPLFLGFLQQGRGGPLEVEPRERVVVVAVGGSMQLTCRMDCAGPRAASVQWRGLDTSLGAVQSGAGSSVLSVRNASLSTAGTRVCVGSCGNLTFQQTVKLLVFVALVAGLDQEVACTAHNVTPADPDALSLSLLLGDRELEGVQALGRDEEEEPQEGEDMLFRVTERWLLPPLGTPAPSALHCQATMRLPGLQLSHRQPIPVLHLTSREPPVMTSLEATLDQGSTHSPPSPGKPGNSSTGPCLPEIHRSPVPGGLELLCEAACGPGVAVRWTQAPGDLEAYERREAGAQAWLSVLWAACNPEGWFQCRLDPGGQMASLLPPNIRSPVDRQLGAGAALPGVSHLPPMEMLLGPPAPWVLCSAWTKLRGMGSGPS, encoded by the exons ATGGAGAGGGGCCTCTTCCTAGTGCTTCCCCTCTTCCTGGGGTTCCTCCAGCAAGGCCGCG GTGGGCCTCTGGAGGTGGAGCCCCGCGAGCGCGTGGTGGTGGTAGCAGTGGGCGGGTCGATGCAGCTCACCTGCCGCATGGACTGCGCGGGCCCCAGGGCTGCCTCGGTGCAGTGGCGGGGCCTGGACACCAGCCTAGGCGCCGTGCAGTCGGGCGCTGGCAGCAGCGTTCTTTCCGTGCGCAACGCCTCGCTGTCCACGGCGGGGACCCGCGTGTGCGTGGGCTCCTGCGGGAACCTCACTTTCCAGCAGACCGTGAAGCTCCTGGTGTTTG TGGCCCTGGTGGCAGGGTTGGACCAGGAGGTGGCCTGCACAGCCCACAATGTCACACCTGCCGACCCTGATGCCCTCTCTTTGTCCTTGCTCCTGGGGGACCGGGAACTGGAGGGGGTGCAGGCCCTGGGCCGGGATGAAGAGGAGGAGCCCCAGGAGGGCGAGGACATGCTGTTTAGAGTGACAGAGCGCTGGCTGCTGCCCCCACTGGGGACACCTGCCCCATCTGCCCTCCACTGCCAGGCGACCATGAGGTTGCCAGGCTTGCAGCTGAGCCATCGCCAGCCCATTCCAG TTCTGCACCTGACCTCCCGGGAGCCCCCTGTCATGACCTCCCTGGAGGCTACCCTGGATCAAGGCTCCACCCACAGCCCACCGAGTCCTGGCAAGCCTGGGAACAGCTCCACCGGACCCTGCCTCCCTGAGATCCACCGGTCACCAGTGCCAGGCGGGCTGGAGCTGCTGTGTGAAGCGGCTTGTGGCCCTGGTGTAGCTGTGCGCTGGACGCAGGCTCCCGGTGATCTGGAGGCCTATGAGAGGCGGGAGGCCGGGGCCCAGGCTTGGCTGAGTGTGCTATGGGCTGCATGCAACCCTGAGGGCTGGTTCCAGTGTCGCCTGGACCCAGGGGGCCAGATGGCCAGTCT GCTTCCCCCTAACATCCGAAGCCCTGTGGACAGGCAGCTTGGTGCTGGGGCTGCTCTTCCTGGTGTTTCTCACCTACCGCCTATGGAAATGCTGCTGGGCCCGCCAGCTCCTTGGGTCCTCTGCTCCGCCTGGACCAAATTGAGGGGGATGGGCAGTGGCCCCTCTTGA
- the CIMAP1D gene encoding protein CIMAP1D isoform X2 translates to MGTLSCDPAPQLTSAPLGQRATECQIPETGLRKTCGMATLENGSGPGLYVLPSTVGYINHDCTRVASPAYSLLRRHSEASPQDTSPGPIYFLDPKVTRFGRSCTPAYSMQGRGKSRGLEVTPGPGAYSPEKVAPLHQRTAPAFTLGSRLRPQPLDTSAPAPNAYTLPSLWGAQIFIKPSSPSYTVVGRTTPARPPQDPAEIPGPGQYDSPDPNAYRQRRPAFTMLGRPRAPRPPDETPGPGTHSPEQVTVNKARAPAFTMGIRHSKRAATMAADTTP, encoded by the exons ATGGGGACCCTCAGCTGCGACCCTGCTCCACAGCTGACCTCAGCACCCCTGGGCCAGCGGGCTACAGAGTGCCAGATCCCGGAGACCGGCCTGAGGAAGACTTGCGGGATGGCCACCTTGGAGAACG GCTCTGGTCCGGGCTTGTATGTCCTGCCATCCACTGTCGGCTACATCAACCACGACTGCACCAGGGTGGCCAGTCCTGCCTACTCACTGCTCCGGAGGCACAGCGAGG CATCTCCGCAGGACACCAGCCCTGGGCCCATCTACTTCCTGGACCCGAAAGTCACCCGGTTCGGCCGAAGCTGTACCCCTGCCTACTCCATGCAGGGCCGGGGCAAGTCTCGGG GTCTGGAAGTGACGCCAGGCCCGGGGGCCTACAGCCCAGAGAAGGTGGCCCCTCTGCATCAGCGGACTGCCCCAGCTTTTACCCTGGGCTCCCGCCTGCGTCCTCAGCCCCTGGACACCTCAGCCCCTGCCCCCAATGCCTACACCCTGCCCTCTCTCTGGGGTGCCCAGATCTTCATCAAGCCCAGTAGCCCTAGCTACACGGTGGTGGGCCGCACAACCCCTGCCCGCCCCCCACAGGACCCCGCTGAGATACCAGGCCCGGGCCAATATGATAGCCCAGACCCCAACGCTTACCGTCAGCGCCGGCCTGCCTTCACCATGCTGGGACGGCCCCGTGCCCCACGCCCTCCGGACGAGACACCTGGCCCTGGCACCCACAGCCCTGAGCAGGTCACCGTGAACAAAGCCAGGGCCCCGGCGTTCACTATGGGCATCCGACACTCCAAACGGGCAGCCACCATGGCTGCAGACACCACACCCTGA
- the CIMAP1D gene encoding protein CIMAP1D isoform X1, with the protein MGTLSCDPAPQLTSAPLGQRATECQIPETGLRKTCGMATLENGSGPGLYVLPSTVGYINHDCTRVASPAYSLLRRHSEEVPCGPGLLSSASPQDTSPGPIYFLDPKVTRFGRSCTPAYSMQGRGKSRGLEVTPGPGAYSPEKVAPLHQRTAPAFTLGSRLRPQPLDTSAPAPNAYTLPSLWGAQIFIKPSSPSYTVVGRTTPARPPQDPAEIPGPGQYDSPDPNAYRQRRPAFTMLGRPRAPRPPDETPGPGTHSPEQVTVNKARAPAFTMGIRHSKRAATMAADTTP; encoded by the exons ATGGGGACCCTCAGCTGCGACCCTGCTCCACAGCTGACCTCAGCACCCCTGGGCCAGCGGGCTACAGAGTGCCAGATCCCGGAGACCGGCCTGAGGAAGACTTGCGGGATGGCCACCTTGGAGAACG GCTCTGGTCCGGGCTTGTATGTCCTGCCATCCACTGTCGGCTACATCAACCACGACTGCACCAGGGTGGCCAGTCCTGCCTACTCACTGCTCCGGAGGCACAGCGAGG AGGTGCCCTGTGGACCTGGGCTCCTCTCCTCAGCATCTCCGCAGGACACCAGCCCTGGGCCCATCTACTTCCTGGACCCGAAAGTCACCCGGTTCGGCCGAAGCTGTACCCCTGCCTACTCCATGCAGGGCCGGGGCAAGTCTCGGG GTCTGGAAGTGACGCCAGGCCCGGGGGCCTACAGCCCAGAGAAGGTGGCCCCTCTGCATCAGCGGACTGCCCCAGCTTTTACCCTGGGCTCCCGCCTGCGTCCTCAGCCCCTGGACACCTCAGCCCCTGCCCCCAATGCCTACACCCTGCCCTCTCTCTGGGGTGCCCAGATCTTCATCAAGCCCAGTAGCCCTAGCTACACGGTGGTGGGCCGCACAACCCCTGCCCGCCCCCCACAGGACCCCGCTGAGATACCAGGCCCGGGCCAATATGATAGCCCAGACCCCAACGCTTACCGTCAGCGCCGGCCTGCCTTCACCATGCTGGGACGGCCCCGTGCCCCACGCCCTCCGGACGAGACACCTGGCCCTGGCACCCACAGCCCTGAGCAGGTCACCGTGAACAAAGCCAGGGCCCCGGCGTTCACTATGGGCATCCGACACTCCAAACGGGCAGCCACCATGGCTGCAGACACCACACCCTGA